The Methyloferula stellata AR4 genome includes a window with the following:
- a CDS encoding error-prone DNA polymerase codes for MIKYAATGYAEFAITTNFSFLRGGSHPEELVEQGLELGLKGLGIADRNSLAGVVRAHVFLRENHVKPSEFKLAIGTRLVFCDGTPDILAYPKNRAAYGRLTRLLTRGNLRAEKGGCLLRLKDLLDQAVDFQLALMPKCTFTDDDGIETERHYDDFGLPQDQAGALYERELQPLQNLMPRLREASGGPVWLTAAMAYGTSMRGDLAWRKRLAFDIHAPLLATNDVLMHVAERRPLQDVLTAIRLGVSLDDAGRKLEANAERHLKDAAEMTRLFSEAPEAIAETLHFLDGLSFSLDELRGDYPEELREGFATPQEALRAFAYEGAAERFENNVPDKVKTAIEHELALVAELDYAAYFLTVHDIMRFARNQGILCQGRGSAANSTLCFCLRITDVDPMRHQLLFERFISAKRAEPPDIDVDFEHERREEVMEYIYRRYGRARAALTATVVTYRTRSAMREVGKVFGFSDDVLAALAGAVWGSSSVAVDDKEARRAGLDPTEARLKKALALASELTGFPRHLSQHTGGFVITRTRLDEVMPLAHATMEARTTVVWDKDDLDALGILKVDILALGMLTCLSRGFDLLETHYGVKHRLADVPAEEKPVYDMISRADTIGVFQIESRAQMSMLPRLKPKTFYDLVIEVAIVRPGPIQGDMVHPYLRRRQGLEPVEYPSDELKEVLERTLGVPLFQEQAMKIAIVAAGFTPGEADRLRRAMATFKRVGTISTFFDKMVEGMVAKNYPRDFAERCFKQIEGFGTYGFPESHAASFALLVYVSAWMKCRYPDVFCCALLNAQPMGFYAPGQIVRDAREHGVTIEEVDINFSEWNSILVKGEAEGRLHPRHDGMRGEIRSAHCVRLGFRQAKGLSEADMDALVAHRGAGYDSIRDLWLRTGLPQSVLQRLAEADAFRSLGLDRREALWVVKGLNRAGDKDDLPLLKSLTFKAHEPDADLPPMLIGEHVVEDYRTLSLSLKAHPVSFVRALLAAKKILCTEDLGRIENGRRVTVAGLVLVRQRPGSAKGVIFLTLEDETGIANAIIWPKVFEALRPIVMGARFIAVTGRVQSESGVIHVVAERAEDLTPLLGVLSRQGQDQGRVRDDESEPAFSHPACKVIGRQSSQPAQKNQDEPMAQTLLFPLEASLAKDKAAVALKRVLPKGRNFQ; via the coding sequence GTGATCAAATATGCGGCCACGGGTTATGCGGAATTCGCCATCACGACGAATTTCTCCTTTTTGCGCGGTGGCTCGCATCCGGAAGAATTGGTCGAACAGGGGCTTGAGCTTGGACTCAAGGGGCTTGGCATCGCCGATCGCAATTCGCTCGCCGGCGTCGTACGCGCGCATGTCTTCCTGCGCGAGAACCATGTCAAACCAAGCGAGTTCAAACTCGCGATCGGCACACGCCTCGTCTTTTGCGACGGCACGCCGGATATTCTGGCCTATCCGAAAAACCGTGCGGCCTATGGTCGTCTCACGCGGCTTTTGACGCGTGGCAATCTGCGCGCTGAAAAGGGCGGCTGTCTTTTGCGGCTCAAAGATCTTTTGGACCAGGCCGTCGATTTTCAGCTCGCCCTTATGCCGAAGTGCACTTTCACTGACGACGACGGCATAGAGACGGAGCGGCATTATGATGATTTCGGACTGCCGCAAGATCAGGCCGGCGCATTATACGAACGCGAGTTGCAGCCGCTCCAAAATTTGATGCCGCGTCTGCGCGAGGCGTCGGGCGGGCCCGTCTGGCTCACCGCCGCCATGGCTTATGGTACTTCGATGCGCGGCGATCTGGCCTGGCGCAAGCGGCTCGCTTTCGATATCCATGCGCCGCTTCTTGCCACAAACGACGTGCTGATGCATGTGGCGGAGCGGCGGCCTTTGCAGGATGTGCTGACCGCGATCCGGCTCGGCGTGAGCCTCGATGACGCCGGCCGCAAGCTCGAGGCCAATGCCGAACGCCATTTGAAAGACGCAGCCGAAATGACGCGTCTCTTCAGCGAAGCGCCGGAGGCGATCGCTGAGACATTGCATTTTCTCGATGGGCTTTCGTTTTCGCTCGACGAGTTGCGTGGGGACTATCCTGAGGAATTGCGCGAAGGTTTTGCGACGCCGCAGGAGGCTCTGCGCGCCTTCGCCTATGAAGGCGCGGCGGAACGCTTCGAAAACAATGTGCCGGACAAGGTGAAAACGGCGATCGAACATGAGCTGGCACTTGTCGCCGAGCTCGATTATGCCGCCTATTTTCTCACTGTGCATGACATCATGCGCTTTGCACGTAACCAAGGCATTCTCTGCCAGGGGCGCGGCTCCGCCGCCAATTCGACGCTCTGCTTTTGTCTACGCATCACCGATGTCGATCCGATGCGCCATCAGCTTCTTTTTGAGCGATTCATCTCGGCCAAGCGCGCGGAGCCGCCGGACATAGACGTCGATTTCGAGCATGAGCGCCGCGAAGAGGTGATGGAATATATTTACAGGCGCTATGGCCGCGCGCGGGCGGCGCTGACGGCGACGGTCGTCACCTATCGCACGCGCTCAGCCATGCGCGAGGTTGGTAAAGTCTTCGGCTTTTCGGATGATGTGCTCGCAGCTTTGGCGGGCGCCGTCTGGGGCAGTTCGTCGGTCGCGGTCGACGATAAGGAGGCGCGCCGCGCCGGGCTCGACCCAACCGAGGCGCGCTTGAAAAAGGCCCTTGCGCTTGCCAGCGAACTCACCGGATTTCCACGCCATTTGTCGCAACATACGGGCGGCTTCGTCATTACCCGCACGCGGCTCGATGAAGTGATGCCGCTCGCCCATGCGACGATGGAAGCGCGCACCACCGTCGTCTGGGACAAGGATGATCTCGATGCGCTCGGCATTTTAAAGGTCGATATTCTGGCGCTCGGCATGCTGACCTGCCTCAGCCGCGGCTTCGATCTGCTCGAGACGCATTATGGCGTGAAACATCGTCTCGCCGATGTGCCCGCCGAAGAAAAGCCCGTCTATGACATGATCTCACGCGCGGACACGATCGGCGTGTTCCAGATCGAAAGCCGCGCGCAAATGTCGATGCTGCCGCGCTTGAAGCCAAAGACATTCTACGATCTCGTCATCGAAGTTGCGATCGTGCGGCCGGGTCCCATCCAGGGCGATATGGTGCATCCCTATCTGCGCCGCAGGCAGGGGCTTGAGCCGGTAGAGTATCCTTCGGACGAACTCAAAGAGGTGCTGGAGCGGACGCTTGGCGTGCCGCTCTTCCAGGAACAGGCGATGAAGATCGCGATCGTCGCTGCGGGCTTCACGCCGGGCGAGGCAGATCGGCTGCGCCGTGCCATGGCAACTTTCAAACGCGTCGGCACGATCTCGACATTCTTCGACAAAATGGTCGAAGGTATGGTCGCGAAGAACTATCCACGCGATTTCGCCGAGCGCTGCTTCAAGCAGATCGAGGGCTTTGGTACCTATGGGTTTCCGGAAAGCCATGCGGCCTCTTTCGCGCTGCTCGTCTATGTCTCGGCCTGGATGAAATGCCGCTATCCGGATGTTTTCTGCTGCGCGCTTTTGAACGCGCAGCCCATGGGTTTTTATGCGCCGGGGCAGATCGTGCGCGACGCCAGAGAGCATGGCGTCACCATCGAAGAGGTGGATATTAATTTTTCAGAATGGAACAGCATCCTCGTCAAGGGTGAAGCTGAAGGGCGCCTGCATCCGCGCCATGACGGGATGCGCGGCGAGATCCGCTCTGCCCATTGCGTCCGCCTGGGCTTCCGGCAGGCCAAGGGGTTGAGCGAGGCCGATATGGATGCGCTCGTCGCGCATCGCGGCGCAGGCTATGATTCGATCCGCGATCTTTGGCTGCGCACGGGACTGCCGCAAAGCGTGCTGCAACGTCTGGCGGAGGCCGATGCGTTCCGCTCGCTCGGGCTCGACCGGCGCGAGGCGCTCTGGGTCGTCAAGGGCCTCAACCGCGCCGGCGACAAGGACGATCTGCCGCTGTTGAAGAGCCTCACATTCAAGGCGCACGAGCCGGATGCTGATCTGCCGCCTATGTTGATCGGCGAACATGTCGTCGAGGATTATCGCACGCTCTCATTATCCTTGAAGGCGCATCCCGTGTCTTTCGTGCGGGCCTTGCTCGCGGCTAAAAAGATTTTGTGCACGGAAGACCTCGGCCGGATCGAGAACGGCCGCCGCGTGACGGTCGCGGGACTCGTACTCGTGCGCCAGCGGCCTGGCTCGGCCAAAGGTGTGATCTTTCTGACGCTGGAAGACGAGACCGGCATTGCCAATGCGATCATCTGGCCGAAGGTGTTCGAGGCTTTGCGGCCGATCGTGATGGGCGCGCGTTTCATCGCGGTGACGGGGCGCGTGCAAAGCGAATCGGGCGTCATTCATGTCGTTGCCGAGCGTGCGGAAGATTTGACGCCGCTGCTCGGTGTTCTGTCGCGGCAAGGCCAGGACCAGGGCCGGGTGCGGGACGATGAGAGCGAGCCCGCCTTTTCGCATCCGGCCTGCAAGGTGATCGGAAGACAGTCCTCTCAACCCGCACAGAAAAATCAGGATGAGCCGATGGCTCAGACTCTCTTGTTTCCGCTTGAGGCTTCGCTCGCCAAGGATAAGGCCGCCGTAGCGCTCAAGCGCGTTCTCCCGAAAGGCCGCAATTTTCAATAG
- a CDS encoding Y-family DNA polymerase, giving the protein MSPPQHEGFVQPAQTSPHPEELASLAIYRNSEIAKQASRRARAEPAGTPIVTFERVKSALRLVSLDPYALAQGLESGLALADARARHPSLLAIEADAEAEAKCLADILDWCRRFTPLAALDAPDGVMLDVTGAVHLFGGEDNLLNEIETRLRTQGFAARAALAGTPEAAWALARYGDRRLLPEGLDEKRLIRLLGPLPLVALRLDADLIAGLARAGLRRLSDIILRPRAPIAARFGTHLFARLDALLGRAKSAISPCFEAPPYLAERRFAEGIIAQPDIEATLLSLAHDLCGLLTRHGEGARHIEASFFRVDGAVKHLDVRTSRAMRDPIAMARLFRERIEALGEAGLEADYGFDVLRLAALTVERKAEDQASLDGHLNAESDLADLIDRLGARLGVRRVTRLALQDRHDPDFAVISVPAASRTRLPKSPGWDIAGEAERLALPSRPLRLLLHPELIEAIASVPDGPPLRFRWRRILHEVAAVEGPERIAPDWWKDSQNFTRDYFRAEDRDGQAFWLYRDGLYRETAEPRWFMHGLFA; this is encoded by the coding sequence ATGAGCCCTCCTCAGCATGAGGGCTTCGTTCAGCCGGCTCAAACGAGCCCTCACCCTGAGGAGCTTGCATCGCTGGCGATCTATCGCAACAGCGAGATCGCAAAGCAAGCGTCTCGAAGGGCGAGGGCGGAGCCAGCCGGAACACCCATCGTAACTTTTGAGAGGGTCAAATCGGCGTTGCGCCTCGTTTCGCTCGATCCTTACGCGCTGGCGCAGGGTCTTGAGTCCGGCCTCGCGCTTGCCGATGCGCGAGCAAGGCATCCTTCGCTCCTGGCCATTGAGGCCGATGCCGAAGCCGAGGCGAAATGTCTGGCCGATATTCTCGATTGGTGCCGGCGCTTCACGCCGCTCGCGGCGCTCGATGCTCCGGATGGCGTGATGCTCGATGTGACGGGCGCCGTGCATCTCTTCGGCGGCGAAGACAATCTATTAAACGAGATCGAGACGCGGCTGCGTACGCAAGGTTTCGCGGCAAGAGCCGCGCTGGCTGGAACGCCGGAGGCGGCCTGGGCGCTCGCGCGCTACGGCGACCGGCGGCTTCTGCCGGAGGGTCTCGACGAAAAGCGCCTGATCCGCCTGCTTGGGCCTTTGCCGCTCGTAGCCTTGCGGCTCGATGCGGATCTCATCGCCGGCCTTGCCCGTGCCGGTCTGCGGCGCCTCAGCGATATTATCCTGCGGCCACGCGCGCCCATCGCGGCGCGCTTCGGCACACATCTCTTTGCACGGCTCGATGCGCTTTTGGGCCGTGCGAAAAGCGCCATATCGCCTTGCTTCGAGGCGCCCCCTTATCTGGCCGAACGGCGCTTTGCCGAAGGCATTATCGCGCAGCCAGACATAGAAGCGACGCTGCTCTCGCTTGCGCATGATCTCTGCGGCTTGCTCACCCGGCATGGCGAAGGCGCACGTCATATCGAAGCGAGTTTCTTCCGCGTCGACGGCGCGGTGAAACATCTGGATGTGCGCACCAGCCGGGCCATGCGCGATCCGATCGCCATGGCGCGGCTCTTTCGCGAACGCATCGAAGCCCTGGGCGAAGCGGGCCTGGAGGCGGATTATGGTTTCGATGTTCTGCGTCTTGCCGCGCTTACCGTCGAGCGCAAGGCCGAGGATCAGGCGAGCCTTGACGGTCATCTCAATGCCGAAAGCGATCTTGCCGATTTGATCGACAGGCTGGGTGCGAGGCTCGGCGTGCGCCGGGTGACGCGCTTGGCGCTGCAGGACCGGCACGATCCGGATTTCGCGGTGATCTCCGTGCCTGCCGCCTCCAGAACACGCCTGCCGAAAAGTCCAGGGTGGGACATTGCGGGCGAGGCCGAACGGCTGGCTCTGCCGTCGCGGCCCTTGCGCCTGCTGCTGCATCCGGAGCTGATCGAGGCCATTGCCTCGGTGCCGGACGGGCCGCCCTTGCGGTTTCGCTGGCGCCGCATCCTGCATGAGGTCGCAGCGGTCGAAGGGCCGGAACGCATCGCGCCGGACTGGTGGAAGGATAGCCAAAACTTCACCCGCGATTATTTCCGCGCCGAGGATCGCGACGGGCAGGCTTTCTGGCTCTACCGCGACGGGCTTTATCGCGAGACCGCCGAGCCGCGCTGGTTCATGCATGGGCTTTTCGCGTGA